One part of the Humulus lupulus chromosome 9, drHumLupu1.1, whole genome shotgun sequence genome encodes these proteins:
- the LOC133799564 gene encoding uncharacterized protein LOC133799564: MVAVKDLFKEKIDLASFSAMKFSIKTGHDLLFASPLKVHWAKFVWERFYIPKHRFILWLVMLQRLCTRVFIRNYNSTLDPSCLFCGEHNEDIDHLFFQCKYSKQCLLQVKKWLGWKVKEEDYENLLQWIFKTRRWSKFRKSILTALVASLIYHIWRVRNDILWSQKVWSTAHTVQEIQRDISLRIYTIIPNKTNHLDRDWFHAICKNI, from the coding sequence atggtggctgttaaggatctttttaaagaaaaaatagattTGGCATCCTTTTCAGCTATGAAATTCAGTATTAAAACAGGTCATGACTTGTTGTTTGCTTCACCTCTCAAAGTGCATTGGGCAAAGTTTGTTTGGGAGAGATTTTATATACCAAAGCACCGGTTTATACTGTGGTTAGTTATGCTTCAGAGATTGTGTACCAGGGTCTTCATCCGCAATTACAACTCAACTTTGGATCCATCTTGTCTATTCTGTGGAGAACATAATGAAGATATTGATCATCTCTTTTTTCAGTGTAAATATAGCAAGCAATGTCTATTACAGGTGAAGAAATGGTTGGGTTGGAAAGTAAAAGAAGAGGATTATGAGAACTTGCTGCAATGGATATTCAAAACAAGGAGATGGAGCAAATTTCGAAAAAGTATCTTGACAGCTCTTGTTGCTTCCTTGATTTATCACATTTGGAGAGTGAGGAATGACATACTATGGTCACAAAAGGTTTGGTCTACAGCTCATACGGTCCAAGAAATACAAAGAGATATTAGTTTGCGGATATACACTATAATACCAAACAAGACAAATCATTTAGATAGAGATTGGTTTCATGCTATTTGTAAAAATATCTAG
- the LOC133799565 gene encoding uncharacterized protein LOC133799565: MDNCNILSWNIRGLNSPKKHIAVLDICRKNKVGVGAILETKMKGIRVQELMTNEFRNWDFYTSPVTEGRILIIWRKVFVKVSVLEENNQFIHCLIKMTGHKHPFSVTFVYGRNTLEERKALWQGLSQIDRPVSSWMILGDFNAIFTAKDRSGGKPVSKMELLDSSQWLVVNHLEALKSTGSFFTWTNNQDGAARIYSKTDHVFINEEWMDGFPNTLAVYNWETISDHCSCIIFVMTVENMGVKLFRFYNFWVDHVNFKQMVLDSWRKPMKGTGVHYQKAKDQYQEALLLVQHQPSNLTFQDKVKVTAENFRIQEQRGIMGSPSSASKELNKQCVEMGTKLSLDQQLDIDDEFCRAIGQFFEISIIPEELLNTTLSLIPKVDNPNGTVDYKPIAYDLLLFCKGSLSTVKIIKNVIGEFSSVIGLQINESKSQVYFGGVSAAEKIQISAELNLSEGSFPLKYLGVPMRPTKWKHEDCDIIIQKIKMRLHTWASRHLSFAGRMQLIHSVLFGLRNYWMSIFVLPQSIIKEVERLCRGFLWGVNGNMSKIHMDSWAKVCLPKAYGGLGFRNGQIWNYAILAKYMWAISEKHDLLWVKWINSIYLKGSDFWSYRLLSDTSWYWRKLCKLRGKFSCEDIKAAGSTEKFQYAILYNSTLSQQQVGYYKAVWCRLSLPKYRFLLWQVVNAQLLTCDNLLQFRVPLDSILCPVCGSFDESHSHLFFDCTLSKQVLDQIFKWMAFRAWPYEFDSWRTWLSSRNNGFLFHITNMILAAVVYIIWRNRNGCIFDNFSRTATSITSEVKSLIQHWLYIVSKKKLSSQEQRVLSQITM; encoded by the exons ATGGATAATTGTAATATTCTAAGCTGGAATATTAGGGGATTGAATAGCCCGAAAAAACATATTGCTGTTTTAGATATTTGTCGTAAGAATAAAGTAGGGGTTGGAGCTATTTTGGAgacaaaaatgaagggaataagaGTGCAGGAATTAATGACTAATGAATTTAGGAATTGGGACTTTTACACTAGTCCTGTTACGGAGGGAAGAATCTTGATCATATGGAGGAAAGTATTTGTCAAGGTTAGTGTTTTAGAGGAGAATAATCAATTTATTCATTGTCTTATTAAAATGACAGGTCACAAACACCCTTTTAGTGTTACTTTTGTTTATGGCCGAAACACATTGGAGGAGAGGAAGGCCTTATGGCAAGGATTATCTCAGATTGATCGTCCAGTTTCTTCTTGGATGATTTTAGGAGACTTTAATGCTATTTTTACAGCAAAGGATAGAAGTGGGGGAAAGCCTGTTTCTAAGATGGAGCTCTTGGATTCTTCTCAGTGGCTTGTTGTGAATCATTTGGAAGCTCTAAAAAGCACTGGCTCCTTTTTTACTTGGACTAATAATCAAGATGGAGCTGCTCGTATTTACTCCAAGACAGACCATGTTTTTATAAATGAGGAATGGATGGATGGGTTTCCTAACACATTAGCCGTGTATAATTGGGAAACAATTTCAGACCATTGCTCGTGTATTATTTTTGTAATGACAGTAGAAAATATGGGAGTAAAGCTATTCCGGTTTTACAACTTCTGGGTTGATCATGTTAACTTTAAGCAGATGGTATTAGACAGTTGGAGGAAGCCAATGAAGGGGACAG GAGTCCATTATCAAAAAGCAAAGGACCAATATCAGGAAGCTTTGTTGCTTGTTCAACACCAGCCTAGCAATCTTACGTTTCAAGACAAGGTTAAGGTTACTGCTGAAAATTTCAGAATTCAAGAGCAAAG AGGTATAATGGGGAGTCCTAGTTCTGCTTCTAAGGAGTTAAACAAACAGTGTGTTGAGATGGGTACAAAGCTTTCATTAGATCAACAGCTG GACATTGATGATGAATTTTGTAGAGCAATAGGTCAATTTTTTGAGATAAGTATCATACCAGAAGAGCTACTGAATACTACATTGTCCTTGATCCCTAAAGTTGACAATCCTAATGGGACAGTGGATTACAAGCCCATTGCAT ATGACTTGTTGCTATTTTGTAAAGGGTCCCTGTCAACAGTtaaaattattaagaatgtgattGGGGAGTTTAGCTCTGTGATAGGGCTTCAAATCAATGAGAGTAAGTCTCAGGTTTACTTTGGGGGAGTTTCAGCTGCTGAAAAAATTCAAATTTCTGCTGAGTTGAATCTGTCAGAGGGATCATTTCCTCTTAAATACCTTGGTGTCCCTATGAGACCTACCAAATGGAAGCATGAAGACTGTGATATCATCATTCAAAAAATCAAAATGAGATTACACACTTGGGCAAGTAGGCACCTGTCTTTTGCTGGCAGAATGCAACTAATTCATTCGGTTCTGTTTGGGCTTAGGAActattggatgagtatttttGTTCTTCCCCAAAGCATAATAAAGGAAGTTGAGCGACTCTGTCGTGGTTTCCTATGGGGAGTTAATGGCAATATGAGCAAGATTCATATGGATTCTTGGGCAAAGGTCTGTCTTCCTAAAGCATATGGGGGGCTCGGATTTAGGAATGGACAGATTTGGAACTATGCTATCTTGGCTAAGTATATGTGGGCGATCTCTGAGAAGCATGATCTGCTGTGGGTAAAATGGATAAATTCAATCTATCTGAAAGGCTCAGACTTCTGGTCCTATAGGCTGCTTTCGGATActagttggtattggaggaaattaTGCAAATTGAGAGGCAAATTCAGTTGTGAAGATATCAAGGCTGCTGGTTCAACTGAGAAATTTCAATATGCTATTCTATACAATAGTACTCTGAGCCAACAACAGGTTGGTTACTATAAAGCTGTTTGGTGTAGATTATCTTTGCCTAAGTACAGGTTCTTGTTATGGCAAGTAGTTAATGCTCAGCTGCTTACTTGTGATAACTTGCTTCAATTCAGAGTGCCTCTTGACTCTATATTGTGCCCAGTTTGTGGTAGTTTTGATGAAAGTCATTCCCATCTGTTCTTTGACTGTACTCTGTCAAAACAGGTGTTGGATCAAATATTCAAATGGATGGCATTCAGAGCATGGCCTTATGAGTTTGATAGCTGGAGGACCTGGCTCTCTAGTAGAAATAATGGCTTCCTTTTTCACATAACTAACATGATATTAGCAGCTGTAGTTTATATCATCTGGAGGAATCGCAATGGTTGTATTTTTGACAATTTCTCTAGGACTGCTACCAGTATAACTTCAGAAGTAAAATCATTAATTCAACATTGGCTCTACATTGTTAGTAAGAAGAAGCTATCTTCCCAGGAGCAAAGAGTTTTATCACAAATCACTATGTAA